The sequence below is a genomic window from Draconibacterium halophilum.
TAATACCTGCCCGGCGAATACGAGTGATTGTAGCCCCATAAGTATGAAGCAAGTTGATCTGCCCAATGGTTTTATTTACTACCTCTTTATTGGTAACCAATACCGAACGCACATCGTAGTTTGGATCAATCAATATTTCCTCATTTGTCTGAGGGCCGATCAACAATTCTACATTTTTTAGTGCCTCCTCTGTTCCAACAGCTTTTATAAGGTCGCCTTTTAGCAATAAAGTATCAGGATTTGGAGTAATAGCTACACCATCATGCACCACGCGCGAAACCACAGCTTTAGTCATAAATCGAATACGCAACTCACCTATCGATTTTCCAACAACATTCTCGTTTTCAACAACAAAATTGCGTTTTAGCACCTCCGGGAATTCATCTTTTAACACCGAAAGATGCTCCTCTTCAGCTTTGGCAATAGAAGTACCCAATATTTTTGGAAGGAAACGAATAAAGAGAATAACACCAATAACACCAAACGGATAGCCCACACCATAGCCGATTGAGGCCAGTGGCGAACCGGTATAATCGATGGCTGCGGCCAAACCCGGCGTACTGGTTAACGAACCCGTCAATAAGCCAACTGCGATGTTCGGATCAACATGGAACACGGAGATAATAACAACTGTAATCAACGAGGCCAACACAATAAGCAAGGACGCAAATCCGGCTAGTTGCCGCCCTTCCTTTTTAAACGACTCGAAAAAACTTGGTCCTGCCTGAATACCAATTGTAAAAATAAACAGCACCAATCCCAGATATTGAAAATCACTTGGGATAACAACTCCATAGTGCCCAAAAACCAAGGCCACAAAAATAACTGCCGACACATCGAGCGAGAGCCCGAATATCTTGATCCGTCCAACAATAAACCCCAAAGCAATTATGATGAAGAGGGCAAAATAGCTATTTCCCAGTAGTTCCATGCGTGCTAAATTTGAGCACAAAGGTAAGCAATAGTTTTTGGGAGTAACAAGCATCCAAACGGAATACAAGCATAGATACCATCGGATTTAATATTTAGTATAGGTACAAAAAAACCGGATAATTTTTATCCGGTCAGTTTATATTGTGTTCCAATTTATGGCAATAAAAAGCTAAAATCGTCGCCGGTCTTTAGCTCATAAGGCTCCTGGCCTTTTTAAAGATTCTACAACTTCTTTCACCAATCAATTCAATCTTTCCGTTTTCTACTTTAAACATGGTACCTTCGCGCAAACCAGCCACATAACATTTCGGATTTATTGCAAGGAATTCTGAAATACGTTGTTCGCGCGTTTCGCCACCATGTCCTTCAGGATTGGCATCCAGATAATGCGGATTGATCTGGAATGGCACCATATTTATACATTCAAATCCCATCGGATCAATTATCGGCATATCGTTGGTGGTGCGCAAAGTTGGGCAAGCTACATTCGATCCGGCACTCCAGCCAATGTAAGGAGCCCCGTTATAAACCCGCTCGCGTATCGGATTCATTAATTTCTGATCGTGCATCATTCGCACCAGCTGCCAGGTGTTTCCACCGCCAACAACTATGGCTTCGGCTTCTTCAATTGCTTTCACCGGATTTTTAAACGTATGAATACCTTTTATGTGGTGCCCCACTTCGGCAAAACGTTCTTCCACTTTCTCGCAATAAGTATCAAACGAAAAAGTAACAGCAGCATACGGAATAAAAACCGCAGTTACCGGCTTTTCTCCCAGGAATTTTTGATTTCATTTTTTGGGTAATCCAGGTAAGGCTCACCCGGCATTGTAGAGTTGCTTATCAGTAATAACTTCATTTCTATAACCTGTTAAATTGTGGCCGAAAGAACTGAAATCTTATGGATTTTTCCAATGATAATTAATGGTTTTTCAGGAAATTTTATTCATATAAATCTCCCGGATCACAAGCCGCCAACTCTACAAAATAGTCTGCTAATTGTGTGGTTACATCTTCCACAAACTTTTTACCTTTTTCTGCGGTAGCTTTTATCGGATTCCCAACACCGGTGTCGGTCGAAACTTTATCCCATTGGCGGGTGCCCAGGCGGTTTTGTTTTTTAGCCCCTCGAGTTTAAACGACCGGGCTTCGCCATCTCCGGCCTCCTCGAGTGGCCTTACCAACCCGGGGTAAAAATGCATGATTATGCTTGTTTCCATTTCATTGGCATGGTCGCCGGCCTCCTCAAAATAATCCTCCTGGTCGTACATTCGAAACCACTCAACTAAAGAAATAAATACATCGGAAAACTGAGGTTGCAATTCGCGCACCAACGTTTAAAGTCATTTCCGCCGTGCCCATTCATTAGTACCAGTTTTTTTATGCCCTGTCCGCTTAAGGCAGTCAACAAATCTTTCAGAATTATCAACTGAGTGGATGGCTTGGTATGCAAACAGAAAGGCATATCAATCTGCCCCATGTTTTGGGCTCCCAACGGGATTACGGGCAACACCATAACTTTTGCTCCTTTCTCCCAGGCTTTACCGGCTGCATGTTCTGCAATTTTTGCCGTCTCCAGCGAATCGGTTCCGTATGGTAAATGATAATTGTGTGGCTCTGTGGCTCCCCAGGGCAAAATGGCTACATCGTATTTTTGCTCTTTTATTTGTTTCCAATTGGTTTGTTCAAGTACGTAAGGTTTTGCATTCATTGTTTTAGGTTTAGTTTGTTATTATTTATAGTTGCAGTAAAGTTATACCAAAAGTAAAGGTGTAAGTTCTGTCCTTTGTCGGTTTTAAACAGCGGCACCAAATCGTAACTGGCAAACACATTAATCCATCGGTAGCCCATGCGCACCATCACCGAGGGCTTAAAGCGGTGCATAGAAAAATCGTCAACCACTTTTAGTTTCTCTTTTTTTCATCTTTGTACTTTATTTTGGTGTGGCTACTCAGGCGAAAACTCCCCATCACACCAGCAGAAATAAACAAGCGGTTATCGTAATGATTTATCGGTATCTGAAACTCAATTAGCAATGGCAAGTAAGCGATTCAATTCCGAGTTTCGATTTCTGATTCTCGTTGTAATGCAGGTAATCGGGATTAATTACATCGCCGGGATCTTGAACAATAGTGGTTTTATCATCCAGCGGTAGCTTTGCAGATGCAAGCCCAGGCCGGTAACCAGCCCTATTGTATTCTTGTTTTTCTGCAGACTTATACTTTGCTGCAAAAAGTTGATGTACGCCGAATTTGACCTAAAAACATCATTCTCCATAAACTCCGACTGGTAACCCGAATAATCTTCGTTTATCAACATATTAAAACCAAAATCGAGGCCTACCCAATGGCCTGAAAAATCGTCTTGCCAAATTCTTATCCCGTTGTGGGTAACTTCACTGATATCAATTTTGCGCAAAAAACGTTTCGGATTGTTTATCGGAACTATACTATCGTTATCCTGCGCTATTGTTTC
It includes:
- a CDS encoding creatininase family protein, whose translation is MYDQEDYFEEAGDHANEMETSIIMHFYPGLVRPLEEAGDGEARSFKLEGLKNKTAWAPANGIKFRPTPVLGIR
- a CDS encoding creatininase family protein, whose amino-acid sequence is MNAKPYVLEQTNWKQIKEQKYDVAILPWGATEPHNYHLPYGTDSLETAKIAEHAAGKAWEKGAKVMVLPVIPLGAQNMGQIDMPFCLHTKPSTQLIILKDLLTALSGQGIKKLVLMNGHGGNDFKRWCANCNLSFPMYLFL
- the pepE gene encoding dipeptidase PepE, which produces MGEKPVTAVFIPYAAVTFSFDTYCEKVEERFAEVGHHIKGIHTFKNPVKAIEEAEAIVVGGGNTWQLVRMMHDQKLMNPIRERVYNGAPYIGWSAGSNVACPTLRTTNDMPIIDPMGFECINMVPFQINPHYLDANPEGHGGETREQRISEFLAINPKCYVAGLREGTMFKVENGKIELIGERSCRIFKKARSLMS